Below is a window of Streptomyces sp. NBC_01429 DNA.
CTCCAGGGGGGCATCGCCCTGCGCACCATCTACCCGGACACCGCCCGCGCCCGGTACGCCGAGCAGGAGCTGGCCGTGGAGATGAGCAAGCACGGCGCGGAGATACGGACCCTCGCCACCGGCTTCGAGCGGATGATCCTGGTCGACAACAACTTCGCCGTGGTCTCCGACCACCGCGACGAGTCGGACAGCTGGACCGCCTTCGTCGTCACACACCCCGGCATGGTGGCATTCCTCCACCACGTCTACGACCAGCAGTGGGAACGCGCCGAGCCGTGGACGGGAGGCCGGTTCAGGCGGCGCGAGGAGACGCTCACGACGAGCAGGTCACGGCGCATCCTCAACAAGCTCAGGGAGGGCCGTACGCTCAAGCAGATCGCCAGCGAGCTGGGGGTCAGCCTGCGGACCGTCAACAACGACCTGAACAAGCTGTACGAGGCCGTGGGCGTCGACACGATGTTCGCGCTCGGCGCGTGGTGGAGTTCGGAGGCGGCGGCGAAGGAACGGAAACTGGGCTGAGGAGCGGCGGCACAGCGGGGGGCTCCCGGAGCACACGAAAGCGGGGCCGGTCGCCCGGAGCACACGAAAACAGGACCCGGTCCCCCGGAGCACACGAAAGCGGGGCCCGGTCTCCCGGACCCCGCTCCCGTTACCCGCTTCAGTCCGTCGGCCGCTTCGGCCGCCACACCACCAGGGCGCTCGTCTGCTGCACGTCCTGGTACGGCACCAGGTCCCGGCGGTACGAGGCGTGCACCTGTGCCTCGCGCTGGCGCATCGCCGCCGCCGCTCCGTCGACCGCCGTGGACAGCTCGGCGATACGGGCCTGGAGCGCGGCGACCTGGTTCTCCAGCTCGATGATCCGCTTGATGCCGGCGAGGTTGATGCCCTCGTCCTGCGACAGCTGCTGCACCTGCCGGAGCAGCTCGATGTCACGGGCCGAGTAGCGGCGCCCGCGCCCCGCCGTACGGTCCGGGGAGACCAGCCCGAGCCGGTCGTACTGCCTGAGCGTCTGCGGATGCAGTCCGGAGAGCTGGGCCGCCACCGAGATGACGTACACCGGCGTCTCCTCGGTCA
It encodes the following:
- a CDS encoding LuxR C-terminal-related transcriptional regulator, whose product is MKEGDISLRGGAPAATALAVLSDGARALLRRLVQGEQVEAGEPGRAELAALGLAVHNPQFDLWSVPDMHHAEQSALAAERAAIAHHLDRMMHFSELHREMRDAEPPTGNGIEFLGQHERVNAAIMQAVNSARSQVLTAQPLDRDRETLRAVSPSQVKLLQGGIALRTIYPDTARARYAEQELAVEMSKHGAEIRTLATGFERMILVDNNFAVVSDHRDESDSWTAFVVTHPGMVAFLHHVYDQQWERAEPWTGGRFRRREETLTTSRSRRILNKLREGRTLKQIASELGVSLRTVNNDLNKLYEAVGVDTMFALGAWWSSEAAAKERKLG
- a CDS encoding heat shock protein transcriptional repressor HspR, producing MDRDGRARSGFGRAYQLTEETPVYVISVAAQLSGLHPQTLRQYDRLGLVSPDRTAGRGRRYSARDIELLRQVQQLSQDEGINLAGIKRIIELENQVAALQARIAELSTAVDGAAAAMRQREAQVHASYRRDLVPYQDVQQTSALVVWRPKRPTD